A stretch of the Musa acuminata AAA Group cultivar baxijiao chromosome BXJ2-7, Cavendish_Baxijiao_AAA, whole genome shotgun sequence genome encodes the following:
- the LOC135616792 gene encoding cytochrome P450 89A2-like, whose amino-acid sequence MELWLLIFLSVTLATLLLLLLDREVKIRRLPPGPPSVPILGNLLWLRRSLREIEDILRELHARYGPVVTLHIGSRTTIFILDRTIAHKALVEHGAAFSDRPAPLPAVRFLSASQHNISTAAYGPIWRLLRRNLSSEILHHSRIKLYAGGRSWVLGVLFQHLRSQADAHHGVVVAMESFQFAMFCLLVLMCFGEKLDEKAIKNVEEAQRSLLLYSRKLSVLAFVPSITRHIFRNRLKTVLEMRERQGQLYLPLIEARKEYKQQQPPNEKERFVYSYVDSLLEIELPEEGGRKLSDDEMTALCSEFLNAGTDTTSTALQWIMANLVKHQDIQEKLRDEIDGVTDGRDEEEIKEENLQSMPYLKAVILEGLRRHPPGHFVLSHAVTEDVDLCGYLMPKGTAVNFCVAEMNWDGKVWEEPMEFKPERFLSGGGGAAVDITGSREIKMMPFGVGRRICPGLGLAMLHLEYFVANLVREFEWKRVEGEEVDMTEKLEFTVVMKNPLRARIIPRRRKI is encoded by the coding sequence ATGGAATTGTGgctactcatcttcctctccgtCACCTTGGCCacgctgctcctcctcctcctcgatcgtGAAGTCAAGATTAGGAGGCTCCCTCCCGGCCCGCCGTCCGTGCCGATCCTCGGCAACCTCCTGTGGCTCCGCCGGTCCCTCCGAGAGATCGAGGACATCCTGCGGGAGCTCCACGCTCGGTACGGCCCCGTCGTCACGCTTCACATCGGCTCCCGCACCACCATCTTCATCTTGGACCGCACCATCGCCCACAAGGCGCTCGTCGAGCACGGCGCTGCCTTCTCCGACCGACCCGCCCCGCTGCCGGCCGTCCGCTTCCTCAGCGCGAGCCAGCACAACATCTCCACCGCCGCCTATGGCCCCATCTGGCGCCTCCTCCGCCGCAACCTCTCCTCGGAGATCCTCCATCACTCCCGCATCAAGCTCTACGCTGGCGGCCGCTCGTGGGTCCTCGGTGTTCTCTTCCAACACCTCCGATCCCAGGCCGATGCCCACCACGGCGTGGTCGTCGCCATGGAGAGCTTCCAGTTCGCTATGTTCTGCTTGCTCGTCCTAATGTGCTTCGGCGAGAAATTAGACGAGAAGGCCATCAAGAATGTCGAGGAGGCGCAGCGGAGCCTCCTCCTCTACAGCAGAAAACTCAGCGTGCTGGCCTTTGTTCCAAGCATCACCAGGCACATCTTCCGCAATCGATTGAAGACGGTCTTGGAGATGAGGGAAAGACAGGGACAGCTATATCTTCCCCTGATCGAAGCCCGAAAGGAGTACAAGCAGCAGCAGCCGCCAAACGAAAAAGAAAGGTTCGTGTACTCCTACGTGGATTCCCTACTCGAGATCGAGCTCCCGGAGGAAGGGGGCAGGAAGCTCTCGGACGACGAGATGACGGCCCTCTGCTCGGAGTTCCTGAACGCGGGCACGGACACGACGTCGACCGCGTTGCAGTGGATCATGGCGAACCTGGTGAAGCACCAAGACATACAAGAGAAGCTGCGGGACGAGATCGACGGGGTAACCGACGGGAGGGACGAGGAGGAGATCAAGGAGGAGAACCTGCAGAGTATGCCATACCTGAAGGCGGTGATACTGGAAGGGCTGCGGCGGCACCCGCCGGGCCACTTCGTCCTGAGCCACGCGGTGACGGAGGACGTGGACCTGTGCGGGTACCTGATGCCCAAGGGAACGGCGGTCAACTTCTGCGTGGCGGAGATGAATTGGGACGGGAAGGTGTGGGAGGAGCCGATGGAGTTCAAGCCGGAGAGGTTCCTGAGCGGCGGCGGGGGAGCGGCGGTGGACATCACGGGGAGCAGGGAGATCAAGATGATGCCTTTCGGGGTGGGGAGGCGCATATGCCCGGGGCTGGGGCTGGCCATGCTCCACCTCGAGTACTTTGTGGCCAACCTGGTGAGGGAGTTCGAGTGGAAGCGAGTGGAGGGCGAGGAGGTTGACATGACCGAGAAGCTGGAGTTCACTGTCGTCATGAAGAATCCTCTTAGAGCTCGTATCATCCCTAGAAGAAGGAAGATTTGA
- the LOC135616793 gene encoding salt tolerance receptor-like cytoplasmic kinase 1, translated as MGLALILGLAAATAALILCGSLAFIAYLKFFRAGVLSSSPTSDVELGADEGQAADVSKLAISPQKEADVRRHRWQEVEALLGDRAAAAVIGEGGFSTVYLARLPDSTLAALKVYAGGGGELPRRAFRQELDVLLRLRHPRIVRLLAYSDDREEDDDEEGVLMLEYVPNGTLHEKLHGGGSTLPWAARTRVAYEVAGAVEYLHDGGGSSLPIVHGDLTTANVLLHVDLGPKLCDFGSARVGFSAAVRPAAPVVGSPGYTDPHYLRTGIASKKTDVYSFGVLLLELLTGRPAVGSEAGMTLAAAMAPRLRGAGSGVAEVVDPRLGGEYDEAEAAAMAAIAASCVGEQPTSRPSMTEIRSIMREEVGSSVTSTFDEGSDGQNKETEE; from the exons ATGGGTCTCGCTTTAATTCTCGGCCTTGCGGCGGCCACCGCAGCTCTTATACTTTGCGGCTCCCTCGCCTTCATCGCCTACCTTAAGTTCTTCCGCGCCGGGGTCCTGTCCTCCAGCCCCACCAGCGACGTCGAGCTTGGGGCAGACGAGGGCCAAGCAGCCGACGTCTCCAAACTGGCGATCTCTCCCCAGAAAGAGGCGGACGTTCGTCGGCACAGGTGGCAGGAGGTCGAGGCCCTCCTCGGCGACCGCGCGGCCGCCGCTGTGATCGGAGAGGGAGGCTTCAGCACCGTCTACCTAGCCCGCCTCCCCGACTCCACCCTCGCAGCCCTCAAGGTCTACGCCGGGGGCGGCGGTGAGCTCCCGCGCCGCGCCTTCCGCCAGGAGCTCGACGTCCTCCTCCGGCTCCGCCACCCGCGCATCGTCCGCCTCCTCGCCTACTCTGACGACCGCG AGGAAGACGACGACGAAGAAGGGGTTCTGATGTTGGAGTACGTACCGAACGGGACGCTCCACGAGAAGCTCCATGGTGGTGGCTCCACCCTGCCATGGGCCGCGCGCACGCGTGTCGCGTACGAGGTCGCCGGTGCCGTCGAGTATCTCCACGACGGAGGAGGCTCCAGCCTCCCGATCGTCCACGGCGACCTGACGACGGCAAACGTGCTCCTCCATGTCGATCTCGGCCCCAAGCTCTGCGACTTCGGGTCGGCCCGGGTCGGATTCTCGGCGGCGGTCCGGCCGGCGGCGCCAGTGGTGGGGTCACCGGGTTACACCGACCCGCACTACCTCCGGACCGGGATCGCCTCCAAGAAAACggacgtgtacagcttcggggTCCTCCTCCTGGAACTCCTAACGGGACGCCCAGCCGTCGGATCGGAGGCCGGAATGACGCTGGCGGCGGCGATGGCGCCGCGGCTGCGGGGCGCGGGGAGTGGGGTGGCGGAGGTGGTGGATCCCAGGTTGGGTGGCGAGTACGACGAGGCGGAGGCGGCAGCTATGGCGGCGATCGCCGCATCCTGCGTCGGGGAGCAACCAACCTCGAGGCCGTCGATGACGGAGATACGGAGCATCATGCGGGAGGAGGTGGGATCGTCGGTGACGTCGACCTTCGATGAGGGATCCGATGGGCAAAATAAAGAAACAGAAGAGTAG
- the LOC103990448 gene encoding hexose carrier protein HEX6-like: MAASKVVGKRQAYYKGRITAFVILSCTVAATGGILFGYDLGISGGVTSMEPFLKKFFPDVYAEMHEKNSHATSNYCKFDSQLLSTFTSSLYAAGLFASLCASWVTQAFGRRTSMLLGGAFFMAGAVLGALAINVYMLILGRVLLGIGVGFTNQSVPLYLSEMAPPEHRGAINNGFFFFVGLGTLSANLINYGTQKIHSGWGWRISIGLAVLPATILALGTLFLPETPTSLIQHTDSVHKATATLRKIRGTDDVQAELDHLIAAGEISKAAQHPLRIIMRRKYRPQLVMAILIPFFKHMTGIAAITFYSPLIFRSMGLEESSSLLSAVITGVIDVGFILIAMTVVDRVGRRTLFIVGGVQMLATHVTVGGILAKQLGDHGGVGKGSAYMVLVLVCVYVAGFGLSWGPLAWLVPTEMFPLEIRSVGQSIVVAVVLLLASVVGQTLLPMLCHLRSGVFFFFGGWTLIMTVFVILFVPETKTLPMEKMDQIWREHWFWKKVVGEEEGEEEEETKDTVPNDIMI; the protein is encoded by the exons ATGGCGGCGTCTAAGGTCGTCGGCAAGCGCCAAGCTTACTACAAGGGAAGAATCACGGCCTTTGTCATCCTCTCGTGCACTGTCGCGGCCACCGGCGGAATCCTCTTCGGCTACGACCTTGGCATCTCAG GTGGGGTGACTTCCATGGAGCCGTTCCTGAAGAAGTTCTTCCCGGACGTGTACGCCGAGATGCATGAGAAGAACTCTCACGCCACCAGCAACTACTGCAAGTTCGACAGCCAGCTCCTGAGCACCTTCACGTCCTCCTTGTACGCCGCTGGCCTCTTCGCTTCCCTGTGCGCGTCGTGGGTGACGCAGGCTTTCGGTCGCCGGACGTCCATGCTGCTCGGTGGCGCCTTCTTCATGGCGGGAGCTGTTCTTGGCGCCCTGGCCATCAACGTGTACATGCTCATCTTAGGCCGCGTCCTGCTCGGCATCGGCGTCGGTTTCACCAATCAG TCTGTCCCACTATACCTATCGGAAATGGCTCCACCAGAACACCGAGGTGCAATAAACAACGGGTTTTTCTTCTTCGTCGGATTGGGAACACTTTCTGCCAACCTGATCAACTATGGAACTCAGAAGATCCATTCTGGTTGGGGATGGAGAATCTCCATTGGGTTGGCTGTACTTCCGGCCACAATCTTGGCACTCGGCACGCTCTTCCTTCCTGAAACGCCAACCAGTCTGATTCAACACACCGATTCCGTCCACAAGGCGACGGCGACGCTCCGGAAGATACGAGGCACGGATGATGTGCAAGCCGAGCTAGACCACCTAATCGCCGCAGGGGAAATCTCCAAAGCAGCACAGCACCCTCTTCGCATCATCATGCGGCGCAAGTACCGACCTCAGCTTGTGATGGCCATCTTGATTCCGTTCTTCAAGCATATGACAGGGATCGCCGCCATAACCTTCTACTCTCCGCTCATCTTTCGATCCATGGGTCTCGAAGAGAGCTCCTCTCTACTGTCGGCTGTCATCACAGGGGTCATCGACGTGGGATTCATCCTCATAGCCATGACGGTGGTCGACAGAGTGGGCCGGCGCACTCTGTTCATCGTGGGAGGAGTTCAGATGTTGGCGACGCACGTGACGGTGGGAGGGATACTGGCAAAGCAGCTCGGAGATCACGGAGGAGTCGGCAAAGGCTCCGCGTACATGGTCTTGGTCTTGGTGTGTGTATATGTTGCGGGTTTTGGGTTGTCTTGGGGGCCATTGGCGTGGCTAGTGCCGACCGAGATGTTTCCGCTGGAGATCAGATCGGTAGGGCAAAGTATCGTGGTGGCGGTGGTGCTCCTGTTGGCCTCCGTCGTCGGCCAGACCTTGCTGCCCATGCTTTGCCATCTCAGGTCTGgcgtattcttcttctttggagGGTGGACTTTGATCATGACCGTGTTCGTCATATTATTCGTTCCGGAGACGAAGACCCTGCCTATGGAGAAAATGGATCAGATATGGAGGGAGCACTGGTTTTGGAAGAAGGTGGTaggggaagaagaaggagaagaagaggaggagacgaAGGACACTGTTCCGAATGAtataatgatataa
- the LOC135582265 gene encoding GTP-binding protein YPTM2-like isoform X1 translates to MNPEYDYLFKLLLIGDSGVGKSCLLLRFADDSYLDSYISTIGVDFKIRTVELDGKTVKLQIWDTAGQERFRTITSSYYRGAHGIIVVYDVTDQESFNNVKQWLNEIDRYASENVNKLLVGNKCDLTANKVVSYETAKAFADEIGVPFLETSAKNATNVEQAFMAMTAAIKNKMASQPGMNGARPPTVQIRGQPVNQKTTCCSS, encoded by the exons ATGAATCCCGAGTA TGACTACTTGTTCAAACTTCTGCTTATTGGTGACTCTGGTGTTGGCAAATCATGTCTCCTTTTAAGATTTGCG GATGATTCATATCTGGACAGTTACATCAGCACCATTGGAGTAGATTTT AAAATACGCACTGTGGAGCTGGATGGGAAGACCGTTAAACTTCAGATT TGGGACACTGCTGGTCAAGAACGCTTCAGAACAATTACTAGCAGCTATTATCGAGGAGCTCATGGAATTATT GTTGTTTATGATGTGACAGACCAGGAGAGCTTCAACAATGTCAAGcagtggttgaatgaaattgatcGTTATGCAAGTGAAAATGTCAACAAGCTTCTAGTTGGAAACAAGTGTGATCTTACTGCAAACAAAGTTGTGTCATATGAGACAGCCAAG GCATTTGCTGATGAAATTGGTGTCCCATTCTTGGAGACTAGCGCTAAAAATGCGACTAATGTGGAGCAGGCGTTCATGGCTATGACTGCTGCTATCAAGAACAA GATGGCAAGTCAGCCTGGCATGAACGGCGCGAGGCCTCCTACTGTGCAAATCCGTGGACAACCTGTCAACCAGAAGACTACATGCTGCTCTTCGTAG
- the LOC103991072 gene encoding LOW QUALITY PROTEIN: uncharacterized protein LOC103991072 (The sequence of the model RefSeq protein was modified relative to this genomic sequence to represent the inferred CDS: inserted 3 bases in 2 codons): protein MERVDDPGRTRTRGRRGKGRKNGRERKARHVCLSVRRCFHTFSGASRVHAANRLQPRGRQSKERGGGRGPSFGSLTPSHTHREKAGERERAMATPLPRSRSTSRRSTGRLRFSFHPCSSRLALLALSSSLLLCFHMATEGIASRTKTVAGHNLDPTPWHLFPPASSSNCAPSPSSAAPHHAEAAGAXCPSFFRWIHRDLQPWRRSRISPAMVAEVGRHAAMRVVILEGKRLFVDLYYACVQSRTMFTIWGLLHLLRRYPGMVSDVDLMFDSMDRPSVNRSEYCHGNGGADGRHLPPPPPLFRYCTTRDHLDIPFPDWSFWGWPEINIKPWDEEFQNIKLGSQTXKWRKRARTAYWKGNPDVQSPIREALFSCNDSKTWGAQIICQDWVEESRSGFKKSSLSNQCRHRYKIYAEGYAWLVILKYIMACGSPALTIKPQYEDFFSRGLVPKENYWPISPTDLCQSIKFAVEWGNQNPSKAEAIGKRGQAFMQELDMDHVYDYMYHLIVEYSKLQDFKPAPPSLAQEVCVESILCVADKQQDLRLLPLCHALFFHPASNWCVCETVKL from the exons ATGGAGAGAGTAGATGATCCGGGTCGCACGAGGACGCGGGGGAGAAGAGGCAAAGGAAGGAAGAATGGAAG AGAACGGAAGGCGAGGCACGTTTGCCTCTCCGTTCGTCGCTGCTTCCATACCTTCTCTGGCGCTTCCCGTGTACATGCAGCCAATCGATTGCAGCCACGTGGAAGGCAAAGCAAGgagcgaggaggaggacgaggcccCTCTTTCGGCTCTCTCACACCCTCCCACACGCACAGGGAGAAAgcaggagagagggagagagccaTGGCCACACCATTGCCGCGTAGCCGTTCCACTTCTCGCAGAAGCACCGGCCGCCTCCGCTTCTCCTTTCACCCCTGCTCCTCCCGCTTAGCCCTCCTTgctctctcctcctccctcctcctctgctTCCACATG GCGACGGAAGGCATCGCGTCTCGGACCAAGACCGTCGCGGGCCACAACCTGGACCCCACGCCATGGCACCTTTTTCCCCCCGCGTCAAGCAGCAACTGCGCCCCCTCGCCGTCTTCCGCGGCACCCCACCATGCCGAAGCCGCGGGGGC TTGCCCGTCCTTCTTCCGGTGGATCCACCGCGACCTGCAGCCGTGGCGGCGGTCCCGCATCTCGCCTGCGATGGTGGCCGAGGTGGGCAGACACGCCGCGATGCGCGTGGTGATCTTGGAGGGGAAGCGCCTTTTCGTGGACCTTTACTACGCCTGCGTGCAGAGCAGGACCATGTTCACCATCTGGGGCCTGTTGCATCTCCTGCGGAGGTACCCCGGTATGGTCTCCGACGTCGACCTCATGTTTGATTCCATGGACCGGCCCTCCGTTAATCGCTCCGAGTACTGTCACGGCAACGGTGGCGCCGATGGCCGTCAtttgccgccaccgccgccgctctTCCGCTACTGCACCACCAGAGATCATCTTGACATCCCCTTCCCGGACTGGTCCTTCTGGGGCTG GCCTGAAATAAACATTAAACCCTGGGATGAAGAGTTTCAAAACATCAAGCTCGGTTCTCAAA TGAAGTGGAGGAAAAGGGCAAGAACTGCATACTGGAAAGGCAACCCTGATGTTCAATCACCCATAAGAGAGGCATTGTTCAGTTGCAATGACTCTAAGACGTGGGGAGCACAAATAATATGCCAA GACTGGGTAGAAGAATCAAGATCTGGTTTTAAAAAATCTAGCCTCTCAAACCAGTGCAGACACCG CTATAAGATATATGCTGAGGGTTATGCATGGTTGGTGATCTTGAAGTACATCATGGCATGTGGATCCCCGGCATTGACCATCAAACCGCAGTACGAGGACTTCTTCAGTCGTGGTCTTGTTCCGAAAGAAAATTACTGGCCCATCAGTCCCACTGACTTGTGCCAATCTATAAAGTTTGCAGTTGAATGGGGAAATCAGAATCCATCTAAG GCAGAAGCCATAGGGAAGAGGGGGCAGGCATTTATGCAGGAGCTGGACATGGATCACGTATACGATTACATGTACCACCTCATTGTGGAGTACTCTAAATTGCAGGATTTCAAGCCAGCTCCTCCGTCGTTGGCTCAAGAGGTCTGCGTGGAGTCCATTCTTTGTGTTGCAGACAAGCAGCAAGATCTTCGCCTTCTTCCTCTTTGCCATGCACTCTTTTTCCACCCAGCTAGCAACTGGTGTGTTTGCGAGACTGTAAAATTGTAA
- the LOC135582265 gene encoding GTP-binding protein YPTM2-like isoform X2: MGRPLNFRFGTLLVKNASEQLLAAIIEELMELLVEALPIGSTYQHSYFPVVFHTPYQLMHRRRDPQPPINHSKVVYDVTDQESFNNVKQWLNEIDRYASENVNKLLVGNKCDLTANKVVSYETAKAFADEIGVPFLETSAKNATNVEQAFMAMTAAIKNKMASQPGMNGARPPTVQIRGQPVNQKTTCCSS, from the exons ATGGGAAGACCGTTAAACTTCAGATT TGGGACACTGCTGGTCAAGAACGCTTCAGAACAATTACTAGCAGCTATTATCGAGGAGCTCATGGAATTATT GGTGGAGGCACTTCCAATTGGAAGTACCTATCAACACAGTTATTTTCCTGTGGTGTTTCATACTCCTTACCAATTGATGCACAGGAGACGTGATCCACAGCCTCCTATCAACCACTCAAAG GTTGTTTATGATGTGACAGACCAGGAGAGCTTCAACAATGTCAAGcagtggttgaatgaaattgatcGTTATGCAAGTGAAAATGTCAACAAGCTTCTAGTTGGAAACAAGTGTGATCTTACTGCAAACAAAGTTGTGTCATATGAGACAGCCAAG GCATTTGCTGATGAAATTGGTGTCCCATTCTTGGAGACTAGCGCTAAAAATGCGACTAATGTGGAGCAGGCGTTCATGGCTATGACTGCTGCTATCAAGAACAA GATGGCAAGTCAGCCTGGCATGAACGGCGCGAGGCCTCCTACTGTGCAAATCCGTGGACAACCTGTCAACCAGAAGACTACATGCTGCTCTTCGTAG